A single genomic interval of Deltaproteobacteria bacterium harbors:
- a CDS encoding cation-translocating P-type ATPase — MAAPNTTRRTGLTEQEAAQRLELDGPNELSGKRRSNLVLALIELVKDPMTVLLLACGGVYVVLGDREEAAMLLGFVVFILGITLVQQRKTERALEALRDLASPRALVIRGGVRQRIAGRDVVRSDLIVLAEGDRVAADAAVIDATHLTVDESLITGESVPVRKGVWDGAQPLPRPGGEDLPFVYAGTLVVQGMATAQVLATGSRTEMGRIGLALRTVDRHTTPLQAETRALVRKLAWIGAALSVLVAIAYGALRHDWLGGGLAGLTLAMAVLPNEFPVVVTIFLALGARRLSLRRVLARSVPAVESLGSSTVLCVDKTGTLTENRMRVAQMVVGHTTLELQQLGEKPLPELFRTLVEFSVLASHPDPVDPMERAFVELGAAHLSGTQHLPPDWRLVRQYPLSPKLLAVTHAWRAPGKPELVVACKGAPEAVAGLCRLDEPRHAELRDAVQRLAGAGLRVLAVAVATLPSVDALPESPTAIPFELLGLMGLADPVRADVPAAVAECRAAGIHVAMITGDYPGTAAAIARQVGLDRPEISLRGEEISALSDDALRRHVRDTRVFARVLPEQKLRLVQAFQANGEVVAMTGDGVNDAPALKAAHIGIAMGGRGTDVAREAAALVLLDDDFGALVSAVRLGRRIVDNLKKALSFVLAVHVPIVGLTLLPIALGWPLVLMPIHIAFLHLIIDPACSVVFEAEPEERGIMRRPPRDPRAPLFGRHLLWVSLGQGLGVLLAVLAVFGFALARGEPEAHARALTFATLIVADLALILANRSWEETIVATARRPNRWLWWVLGGACAFLAVAIYVPAAAELFRFSPLHAIDIAAGITVGVASILWFEVWKRLGHPSAWSRPSGRRPLHRTPAAR, encoded by the coding sequence ATGGCCGCGCCGAACACGACCCGCCGGACCGGACTCACCGAGCAGGAGGCGGCCCAGCGCCTCGAGCTGGACGGCCCCAACGAGCTGTCCGGGAAGCGCCGCAGCAACCTGGTCCTCGCCCTCATCGAGCTCGTGAAGGACCCGATGACGGTCCTGCTGCTCGCGTGTGGCGGGGTCTACGTGGTCCTCGGCGACCGCGAAGAGGCAGCCATGCTCCTCGGGTTCGTGGTGTTCATCCTGGGCATCACCTTGGTCCAGCAGCGCAAGACCGAGCGCGCGCTGGAGGCCCTCCGAGACCTGGCCAGCCCGCGGGCGCTGGTCATCCGGGGCGGCGTGCGCCAGCGCATCGCGGGCCGCGACGTGGTCCGGAGCGACCTGATCGTCCTCGCCGAGGGCGACCGCGTCGCCGCCGACGCGGCGGTGATTGACGCCACCCACCTCACCGTCGACGAGTCGCTGATCACGGGCGAGTCGGTGCCGGTGCGCAAGGGCGTGTGGGACGGCGCACAACCTCTTCCGCGCCCCGGCGGTGAGGACCTGCCCTTCGTGTACGCCGGCACCCTGGTGGTGCAGGGCATGGCCACCGCCCAGGTGCTCGCCACGGGCAGCCGCACCGAGATGGGTCGCATCGGGCTCGCGCTGCGGACGGTGGATCGCCACACCACCCCGCTCCAGGCCGAGACCCGAGCGCTGGTCCGGAAGCTGGCCTGGATCGGCGCTGCGCTCTCCGTCCTGGTGGCCATCGCCTACGGGGCCCTCCGGCACGATTGGCTGGGCGGCGGGCTCGCCGGCCTCACCCTGGCCATGGCCGTGCTCCCCAACGAGTTCCCGGTGGTGGTCACCATCTTTCTCGCGCTCGGGGCGCGGCGGCTCTCCCTGAGGCGGGTGCTCGCGCGGAGCGTTCCCGCGGTGGAATCCCTCGGGTCGTCCACGGTCCTCTGCGTGGACAAGACGGGCACCCTCACCGAGAACCGCATGCGCGTGGCGCAGATGGTGGTCGGCCACACCACCCTCGAGCTGCAGCAGCTTGGCGAGAAGCCGCTCCCGGAGCTCTTTCGCACCCTGGTCGAGTTCAGCGTCCTGGCCAGCCATCCCGACCCGGTCGATCCCATGGAGCGCGCCTTCGTGGAGCTGGGCGCGGCGCACCTCAGCGGCACCCAACACCTTCCCCCGGACTGGCGGCTGGTCCGCCAGTACCCGCTCTCGCCGAAGTTGTTGGCCGTGACCCACGCCTGGCGTGCGCCCGGGAAGCCAGAGCTGGTCGTGGCCTGCAAGGGTGCGCCGGAGGCCGTCGCCGGGCTGTGCCGGCTGGACGAGCCCCGGCACGCCGAGCTCCGCGACGCCGTTCAACGCCTGGCCGGGGCGGGCCTGCGCGTGCTGGCCGTCGCGGTCGCCACGCTGCCCAGCGTGGACGCGCTTCCCGAGAGCCCCACCGCGATCCCCTTCGAGCTTCTGGGGCTCATGGGCCTGGCCGACCCGGTGCGCGCCGACGTCCCTGCGGCGGTGGCCGAGTGCCGCGCTGCCGGCATCCACGTGGCCATGATCACCGGCGACTACCCTGGGACGGCCGCGGCCATCGCGCGCCAGGTCGGTCTCGATCGCCCGGAGATCTCCCTGCGGGGCGAAGAAATCTCGGCGCTCTCCGACGACGCGCTTCGCCGCCACGTCCGGGACACCCGGGTCTTCGCGCGCGTGCTCCCCGAACAGAAGCTCCGGCTCGTCCAGGCGTTCCAGGCCAACGGCGAGGTGGTGGCCATGACGGGCGACGGCGTGAACGACGCGCCCGCGTTGAAGGCCGCTCACATTGGCATCGCGATGGGCGGGCGGGGCACGGACGTGGCGCGCGAGGCGGCCGCCCTGGTGCTGCTCGATGACGACTTCGGAGCGCTGGTGTCCGCGGTTCGGCTCGGGCGCCGCATCGTCGACAACCTCAAGAAGGCCCTCTCTTTCGTGCTCGCCGTTCACGTGCCGATCGTTGGGCTGACGCTCCTCCCCATCGCCCTCGGATGGCCCTTGGTTCTGATGCCGATTCACATCGCCTTCTTGCACCTCATCATCGATCCGGCCTGCTCCGTGGTCTTCGAGGCCGAACCCGAGGAGCGAGGCATCATGCGGCGCCCCCCGCGCGACCCGCGTGCGCCGCTCTTCGGACGCCACCTGCTCTGGGTGAGTCTGGGCCAGGGCCTGGGCGTGTTGCTGGCGGTGCTCGCGGTCTTCGGCTTCGCGCTCGCGCGCGGGGAGCCCGAGGCCCACGCCCGCGCCCTCACCTTCGCTACCCTCATCGTGGCCGACCTGGCCCTCATCCTCGCCAATCGCTCGTGGGAGGAGACCATCGTGGCGACCGCTCGGCGCCCGAATCGCTGGCTGTGGTGGGTGCTCGGCGGGGCGTGCGCGTTCCTGGCGGTGGCCATCTATGTTCCGGCCGCAGCGGAGCTCTTCCGCTTCTCGCCGCTCCACGCCATCGACATCGCCGCCGGGATCACCGTGGGTGTGGCCAGCATCCTCTGGTTCGAGGTCTGGAAGCGCCTGGGACACCCGAGCGCATGGAGCCGACCATCGGGAAGAAGGCCGCTCCATCGAACGCCGGCCGCGCGATGA
- a CDS encoding heme-binding domain-containing protein, which yields MSEDAARPRRRWPRRLALGLGLCLLLAQLIRPARTNPPEQGSAPLDGADAHTRLVLERACLDCHSNRTRWPWYSNVAPVSWLVIHDVNEGRENVNFSEWSRVSPEERGKLLDESCAEVREGEMPPFTYGLVHRDAHLDAADVAAICAWARDTGARAASE from the coding sequence GTGAGCGAGGACGCTGCGCGCCCGCGGAGGCGCTGGCCGCGGCGCCTCGCCCTCGGGCTCGGGCTGTGCCTGCTCCTGGCGCAGCTCATTCGCCCCGCGCGGACCAACCCGCCCGAGCAAGGCAGCGCTCCGCTCGACGGCGCGGACGCTCACACCCGGTTGGTGCTCGAGCGCGCCTGCCTCGATTGCCATTCCAATCGCACGCGCTGGCCCTGGTACAGCAACGTCGCTCCCGTCTCATGGCTGGTGATCCACGACGTGAACGAGGGGCGGGAGAACGTGAACTTCTCCGAGTGGAGCCGCGTCTCTCCGGAGGAGCGCGGCAAGCTGCTTGATGAGAGTTGTGCGGAGGTGCGCGAGGGCGAGATGCCGCCGTTCACGTACGGGCTCGTGCACCGGGACGCTCACCTGGACGCAGCCGACGTGGCAGCCATCTGCGCCTGGGCTCGCGACACGGGAGCCAGAGCCGCATCCGAGTAG
- a CDS encoding rubrerythrin has product MRLAIVALTVLVPAAFAAGRASSPKPSPQTIEDLKTSMHGEAFAFAKYDLFAKHARAAGDPKLAELFGSTARTEHGQHFAEEADLAGLVGSDIDNLKDAIAGERYEVETMYPEFARKAAAAGDQAAADRFNEIRQDEAGHLRAFEAELQRLEKAAKPTGMQ; this is encoded by the coding sequence ATGCGCCTCGCCATCGTCGCCCTCACCGTACTCGTCCCTGCTGCCTTCGCCGCAGGCCGTGCCAGCTCACCCAAGCCCAGCCCGCAAACCATCGAGGACCTCAAGACCTCCATGCACGGCGAGGCCTTCGCGTTCGCCAAGTACGACCTCTTCGCGAAGCACGCGCGCGCCGCGGGCGACCCCAAGCTGGCCGAGCTCTTCGGCAGCACCGCCAGGACCGAACACGGCCAGCACTTCGCCGAGGAGGCCGATCTCGCGGGACTGGTGGGCAGCGACATCGACAACCTCAAGGACGCCATCGCCGGCGAGCGCTACGAGGTCGAGACGATGTACCCCGAGTTCGCGCGCAAGGCTGCGGCGGCCGGTGACCAGGCCGCTGCCGATCGCTTCAACGAGATCCGTCAAGACGAGGCGGGCCACCTGCGCGCCTTCGAGGCCGAGCTCCAGCGGCTCGAGAAGGCCGCGAAGCCGACGGGGATGCAGTGA